One window of the Azospirillum sp. TSH58 genome contains the following:
- a CDS encoding type II and III secretion system protein family protein has protein sequence MTMATINTTSRVTAFKFMGAVLLAGLFAALAVPPAQAQQRPREITLEVGGGQPVNLPAPAASVFTSAPEIADVQASGPQAFFIVAKTPGRASVYALSADNKPLASFSVVVTMPVGDLRSKLVAQVPNAAIDVQSTGNGITLTGTVSSPATARQMVELAERYVGQGQTVTNRLTVASPAQVNLRVRVAEVSRQVTKELGVNFESMFNIGSFAFGIATGRPILDAAGNLIRAIPPTNSIGGSYRSSNGRVDINTVVDALAEDGLITVLAEPNLTALSGETASFLAGGEFPIPVAQYDRTTTIQFKKYGVSLDFTPTVLGAGQISMRVRPEVSELTNNGAVVVDSIRIPGLSVRRAETTIELASGQSFAIAGLLQNNTSATLDAVPGLGDVPVLGALFHSSKFRRNETELVIVVTPYLVRPVSATNALSAPTDGFVAATDVERIFLNRAQSLHPPAGGSSGSGAAPMMIGPGAARLHGDAGFSLQ, from the coding sequence ATGACGATGGCAACCATCAACACCACAAGCCGGGTCACGGCCTTCAAGTTCATGGGGGCGGTCCTTCTCGCCGGACTCTTCGCGGCTCTGGCCGTGCCGCCCGCCCAGGCGCAGCAGCGCCCCCGCGAGATCACGCTGGAGGTCGGCGGCGGGCAGCCGGTCAACCTGCCGGCCCCGGCGGCCAGCGTCTTCACCTCCGCCCCGGAGATCGCCGACGTGCAGGCGTCCGGCCCGCAGGCCTTCTTCATCGTCGCCAAGACGCCGGGGCGGGCCAGCGTCTACGCCCTGTCGGCGGACAACAAGCCGCTCGCCTCCTTCAGCGTCGTCGTCACCATGCCGGTCGGCGACCTGCGGTCGAAGCTGGTCGCCCAGGTGCCCAACGCCGCCATCGACGTGCAGAGCACCGGCAACGGCATCACGCTGACCGGCACCGTCTCCTCCCCCGCGACGGCGCGGCAGATGGTCGAGCTGGCCGAGCGCTACGTCGGGCAGGGGCAGACCGTCACCAACCGCCTGACCGTCGCCTCCCCCGCCCAGGTCAACCTGCGCGTCCGCGTCGCCGAGGTGTCGCGTCAGGTGACCAAGGAGCTGGGCGTCAATTTCGAGAGCATGTTCAACATCGGCTCCTTCGCCTTCGGGATCGCCACCGGACGGCCCATCCTGGACGCCGCCGGCAATCTGATCCGCGCCATCCCCCCAACCAACTCCATCGGCGGCAGCTACCGCTCCAGCAACGGGCGGGTGGACATCAACACGGTGGTGGACGCGCTGGCCGAGGACGGGCTGATCACCGTGCTGGCCGAGCCGAACCTGACCGCCCTGTCCGGCGAGACCGCCAGCTTCCTGGCCGGCGGCGAGTTCCCCATCCCGGTCGCCCAGTACGACCGCACCACCACCATCCAGTTCAAGAAATACGGCGTCAGCCTGGACTTCACCCCGACCGTGCTGGGCGCCGGCCAGATCAGCATGCGCGTCCGCCCGGAGGTCAGCGAACTGACCAACAACGGCGCCGTCGTGGTCGACTCCATCCGCATCCCCGGCCTGTCGGTGCGCCGCGCCGAGACCACCATCGAACTGGCCAGCGGGCAGAGCTTCGCCATCGCCGGCCTGCTCCAGAACAACACCTCGGCGACGCTGGACGCCGTGCCGGGGCTGGGCGACGTGCCGGTGCTGGGGGCGCTGTTCCATTCCAGCAAGTTCCGCCGCAACGAGACGGAGCTGGTCATCGTCGTGACCCCCTACCTCGTCCGTCCGGTGTCCGCCACCAACGCGCTCTCCGCCCCGACCGACGGCTTCGTCGCGGCGACCGACGTGGAGCGGATCTTCCTGAACCGCGCCCAGAGCCTGCATCCCCCGGCAGGTGGCAGCAGCGGCTCCGGCGCCGCCCCGATGATGATCGGGCCGGGCGCCGCCCGCCTGCACGGCGACGCCGGCTTCAGCCTCCAATGA
- the cpaB gene encoding Flp pilus assembly protein CpaB, whose amino-acid sequence MVLRVLFLSLLLVGLSLVGYVSFSMLPAPTAAVAVPAPQAPMDSVLVAARPISTGMLLRAEDLRWEPWPPGRLGDGYMVRGRVAESAYSGAVTRRSFAAGEPIMAGHIVAPGERGFLAAVLSPGSRAVSVAVDAVSATGGLIWPGDRVDLILTQNFESHAGRDLRSRAVGETVIQNLRVIAIDQQLGEAGMAKTGPDGRIPRTVTLEVTARQSETVTVAATMGKLSLALRSLLADETAAAAGNAEAVSAPTWAEDVSPALRQLPAPHSAEAPAARRPALLIIRGSKTETLER is encoded by the coding sequence ATGGTTCTGAGAGTGCTTTTCCTGTCCCTGCTGCTCGTCGGGCTGTCGCTGGTGGGCTACGTGTCCTTCTCGATGCTGCCGGCCCCGACCGCCGCCGTCGCGGTCCCGGCGCCCCAGGCGCCGATGGACTCCGTGCTGGTCGCCGCCCGCCCGATCTCCACCGGCATGCTGCTGCGCGCCGAGGATCTGCGCTGGGAGCCCTGGCCGCCGGGCCGCCTCGGCGACGGCTACATGGTGCGGGGCCGCGTGGCGGAAAGCGCCTACAGCGGTGCCGTCACCCGCCGGTCCTTCGCGGCGGGCGAGCCGATCATGGCCGGGCACATCGTGGCGCCGGGGGAGCGCGGCTTCCTCGCCGCCGTCCTGTCGCCGGGCAGCCGCGCCGTGTCGGTGGCGGTGGACGCGGTCAGCGCGACCGGCGGGCTGATCTGGCCCGGCGACCGCGTGGACCTGATCCTGACCCAGAATTTCGAATCCCACGCGGGGCGCGACCTGCGCAGCCGCGCGGTCGGCGAGACCGTGATCCAGAATCTGCGGGTCATCGCCATCGACCAGCAGCTCGGCGAGGCGGGCATGGCGAAGACCGGGCCGGACGGGCGCATCCCCCGCACCGTGACGCTGGAGGTCACCGCCCGCCAGAGCGAGACGGTCACCGTCGCCGCCACCATGGGCAAGCTGTCGCTGGCGCTGCGCAGCCTGCTCGCCGACGAGACCGCCGCCGCCGCCGGGAACGCGGAAGCCGTCTCCGCCCCCACCTGGGCCGAGGACGTGTCGCCCGCCCTGCGCCAGCTTCCCGCACCCCACAGCGCGGAGGCGCCCGCCGCCCGCCGCCCGGCGCTGCTCATCATCCGCGGCTCCAAGACGGAAACGCTCGAACGCTGA
- a CDS encoding prepilin peptidase, giving the protein MDTIAVLDPLSLAPPVAGLALGWAAADDLCRRIIPDTASILLATLGLALPLWQGAPFPWVSLAAAATLFLVLCALHGRGWLGGGDVKLASAILLLVGVERAAPFATATALAGGVLSLLYLAGWLALRKARPARRLLRRSGGRSAPARLLVHLLAAEAHRIATRHSVPYGVALAAGGLLTLSNPTGGAAWF; this is encoded by the coding sequence ATGGATACGATCGCGGTCCTCGATCCCCTCTCCCTGGCACCGCCCGTGGCGGGACTTGCGCTGGGCTGGGCGGCGGCGGACGACCTGTGCCGGCGCATCATTCCGGACACGGCGTCCATCCTCCTCGCCACCCTCGGCCTCGCGCTTCCGCTGTGGCAGGGCGCCCCCTTTCCCTGGGTCAGCCTTGCCGCCGCCGCCACGCTGTTCCTGGTCCTGTGCGCCCTGCACGGGCGGGGCTGGCTGGGCGGCGGCGACGTGAAGCTGGCCTCGGCCATCCTGCTGCTGGTCGGGGTGGAGCGGGCCGCCCCCTTCGCGACTGCCACCGCGCTGGCCGGCGGGGTTCTCTCCCTCCTCTATCTCGCCGGGTGGCTCGCCCTGCGCAAGGCGCGCCCGGCGCGCCGGCTGCTGCGCCGCTCCGGCGGACGGTCCGCGCCGGCCCGCCTCCTCGTCCATCTCCTGGCGGCCGAGGCGCACCGCATCGCCACCCGCCATTCCGTGCCCTACGGCGTCGCCCTGGCCGCCGGCGGGCTGCTCACCCTCTCCAACCCCACCGGAGGAGCGGCATGGTTCTGA
- a CDS encoding Flp family type IVb pilin, translated as MTLFANIRAIISPVHAASKDRKGITALEYGLAAALVALVIIGGARTFGTNVSTLFTGIGTTVSGTSTTIP; from the coding sequence ATGACCCTGTTCGCCAACATCCGCGCCATCATTTCCCCGGTCCACGCCGCTTCCAAGGACCGCAAGGGCATCACGGCCCTCGAATACGGTCTGGCGGCGGCGCTGGTCGCGCTGGTCATCATCGGCGGCGCCCGCACCTTCGGCACCAACGTCAGCACCCTGTTCACCGGCATCGGCACCACGGTGAGCGGCACCTCGACGACCATCCCGTAA
- a CDS encoding cytochrome-c peroxidase, translated as MSLFGKYVAPAAALPSLLIAGLLIASASAMAADASDLQKADLQKAKAELGKALFFDNNLSSTRSQSCATCHNPEFGFADPRGAASLGADGKSLGDRNAPTAAYAHLAPRFGFKASGVPFGGQFHDGRAATLQEQAGGPPLNPAEMGMASKAEVQGRLKENADYARSFVALYGAGVLDDAERAYDAMTDSIAAFERTDVFSPFDSKYDRYLRGDYKMTGEEELGMTLFFSQQFTNCNVCHKLNAMPAATNEVFTNYEYHNIGVPVNAELRAANGVAATHIDRGLAENPALKGQKAHEGKFKTPTLRNVAVTGPYMHNGVFKDLETVVRFYNKYNSRKPADQINPETGKPWGNPEVAATVSIKELEEGPALDDRRIKALVAFMKTLTDARYEPLLK; from the coding sequence ATGTCATTGTTCGGCAAATATGTCGCGCCGGCCGCGGCGCTGCCCTCTCTGTTGATCGCTGGCCTGTTGATCGCCAGCGCGTCCGCCATGGCCGCCGATGCGTCGGACCTGCAGAAAGCGGACTTGCAGAAGGCCAAGGCCGAGCTGGGCAAGGCGCTGTTCTTCGACAACAACCTGTCCTCCACCCGCAGCCAGTCCTGCGCGACCTGCCACAATCCGGAGTTCGGCTTCGCCGACCCGCGCGGCGCCGCGTCGCTGGGGGCGGACGGCAAGTCGCTGGGCGACCGCAACGCGCCGACCGCCGCCTACGCCCATCTCGCCCCGCGCTTCGGCTTCAAGGCCAGCGGTGTTCCCTTCGGCGGGCAGTTCCACGACGGCCGGGCCGCCACCCTCCAGGAGCAGGCCGGCGGCCCGCCGCTGAACCCCGCGGAGATGGGCATGGCCTCCAAGGCGGAGGTGCAGGGGCGGTTGAAGGAGAACGCGGACTACGCGCGGAGCTTCGTCGCCCTCTATGGCGCGGGGGTGCTGGACGACGCGGAGCGGGCCTACGACGCGATGACCGACAGCATCGCCGCCTTCGAGAGGACCGACGTCTTCTCGCCCTTCGATTCCAAGTACGACCGCTATCTGCGCGGCGACTACAAGATGACCGGCGAGGAGGAGCTGGGGATGACCCTGTTCTTCTCGCAGCAGTTCACCAACTGCAACGTCTGCCACAAGCTGAACGCCATGCCGGCGGCGACGAATGAGGTCTTCACCAACTACGAGTACCACAACATCGGCGTTCCGGTGAACGCGGAGCTGCGGGCGGCCAACGGCGTGGCGGCGACGCACATCGACCGCGGGCTGGCCGAGAATCCGGCGCTGAAGGGCCAGAAGGCCCATGAGGGGAAATTCAAGACGCCGACCCTGCGCAATGTCGCGGTGACCGGCCCCTACATGCACAACGGCGTCTTCAAGGACCTGGAAACCGTCGTCCGCTTCTACAACAAGTACAACAGCCGCAAGCCGGCGGACCAGATCAACCCGGAGACCGGCAAGCCCTGGGGCAATCCGGAAGTCGCCGCCACCGTCTCCATCAAGGAGCTGGAGGAGGGCCCGGCGCTCGACGACCGCCGAATCAAGGCGCTGGTCGCCTTCATGAAGACGCTGACCGACGCCCGTTATGAGCCGCTGCTGAAGTGA
- a CDS encoding imelysin family protein, with protein MFKHASGLAAAALIALAPLAADAQSSKPAYKDVVKTYADIAQASYEDSASTAKALKKAIDALVANPSEATLAAARTAWLNARVPYMQTEAFRFGNPIVDAWEGKVNAWPLDEGLIDYVDDSYAGGDSNPFAKANVIANPKIKAGDKTIDARKITKELLADTLHEAGKVEANVATGYHAVEFLLWGQDLNGTGPGAGARKATDYAKGKDCTNGNCDRRAQFLTVATQMLVEDLEEMAKAWGAKGKARASIAKAKESEGVARILTGLGSLSYGELAGERMKLGLMLHDPEEEHDCFSDNTHNSHYYDQAGMVNVYNGRYTRVDGKVVTGPSLSQYVAATAPEADAKVKKAMAATTAAMKVMKDTADSGKMAYDQMIGTDNAEGNAIIATAVDRLVDQKKALEGVVAALGVSVELAGSDSLDNPSAVGK; from the coding sequence ATGTTCAAGCACGCCTCCGGCCTTGCCGCCGCGGCTCTCATCGCGCTGGCGCCGCTCGCCGCCGACGCCCAGTCGTCCAAGCCCGCCTACAAGGACGTGGTGAAGACCTACGCCGACATCGCCCAGGCCAGCTACGAGGACTCCGCCAGCACCGCCAAGGCGCTGAAGAAGGCCATCGACGCGCTGGTGGCCAACCCGTCGGAGGCGACCCTGGCCGCCGCCCGCACGGCGTGGCTGAACGCCCGCGTCCCCTACATGCAGACCGAGGCCTTCCGTTTCGGCAACCCGATCGTCGACGCCTGGGAAGGCAAGGTCAACGCCTGGCCGCTCGACGAGGGCCTGATCGACTATGTGGACGACAGCTACGCCGGCGGCGACAGCAATCCCTTCGCCAAGGCCAACGTGATCGCCAACCCGAAGATCAAGGCCGGCGACAAGACCATCGACGCCCGCAAGATCACCAAGGAGCTGCTGGCCGACACGCTGCACGAGGCCGGCAAGGTCGAGGCCAACGTGGCGACCGGCTACCACGCCGTCGAGTTCCTGCTGTGGGGCCAGGACCTGAACGGCACGGGTCCGGGGGCCGGCGCCCGCAAGGCGACCGACTATGCCAAGGGCAAGGATTGCACCAACGGCAACTGCGACCGCCGCGCCCAGTTCCTGACCGTCGCCACCCAGATGCTGGTCGAGGATCTGGAGGAGATGGCCAAGGCCTGGGGCGCCAAGGGCAAGGCCCGCGCCTCCATCGCCAAGGCCAAGGAGTCGGAGGGCGTCGCCCGCATCCTGACCGGCCTCGGCAGCCTCAGCTACGGCGAGCTGGCCGGCGAGCGCATGAAGCTCGGCCTCATGCTGCACGATCCGGAGGAGGAGCATGACTGCTTCTCCGACAACACCCACAACTCGCACTATTACGACCAGGCCGGCATGGTCAACGTCTACAACGGGCGCTACACCCGCGTGGACGGCAAGGTCGTGACCGGCCCGTCGCTGTCGCAGTATGTCGCCGCCACCGCGCCGGAGGCCGACGCCAAGGTGAAGAAGGCGATGGCCGCCACCACCGCCGCCATGAAGGTCATGAAGGACACCGCCGACAGCGGCAAGATGGCCTACGACCAGATGATCGGCACCGACAACGCCGAGGGCAACGCGATCATCGCGACCGCGGTGGACCGTCTGGTCGACCAGAAGAAGGCCCTGGAGGGCGTCGTCGCCGCCCTGGGCGTCTCGGTCGAGCTGGCCGGGTCGGACAGCCTCGACAACCCGTCCGCCGTCGGCAAGTAA
- a CDS encoding di-heme oxidoredictase family protein, translated as MKARFAFLLALLPALPAVAGDLDTRIGEKLFRRMWVSAPTVTHANDGLGPLYDARSCAACHPAARQGRPPDPDTPEDRGVGYALKLSGDPVYGRQIQTNAVLGFAIEGKPSLSYREETVRFPDGDTATLRHPVVTVTDLNYGPLAEATAISARIAPSVRGMGLLERIPEADILAGADPEDRDGDGIAGRPNWVAPEGTRQLGRFGWKAVHPTLHRQNSEAFSLDIGMSTPAYPEPWGDCTPAQTECRNAPHGDSPQYEGLEIPSTVIGLIDGYLRTLPPDGGLEAPRDKAGSALFAATGCASCHRPSFTTAEDAAHPALSRRTIFPYSDLLLHDLGEDLADGVAMGEARGRDWRTTPLWGLKRLADADGKLALLHDGRARSVTEAILWHGGEADKARGAFMALPRGDREKLVRFVLGL; from the coding sequence ATGAAAGCCCGTTTCGCCTTCCTGCTCGCCCTGCTGCCGGCCCTGCCGGCGGTGGCGGGCGACCTCGACACCCGGATCGGCGAGAAGCTGTTCCGGCGGATGTGGGTCAGCGCCCCGACGGTGACGCACGCCAACGACGGGCTGGGTCCGCTCTATGACGCCCGCTCCTGCGCCGCCTGCCACCCGGCGGCCCGCCAGGGGCGCCCACCCGATCCCGACACGCCCGAAGACCGCGGCGTCGGCTACGCGCTGAAGCTCAGCGGCGACCCGGTCTACGGGCGGCAGATCCAGACCAACGCGGTGCTCGGCTTCGCCATCGAGGGCAAGCCTTCCCTGAGCTACCGCGAGGAGACGGTGCGTTTTCCCGACGGCGACACGGCGACCCTGCGCCATCCGGTGGTGACCGTCACCGACCTCAATTACGGGCCGCTGGCCGAGGCGACGGCGATCTCCGCCCGCATCGCCCCGTCCGTGCGCGGCATGGGCCTGCTGGAGCGCATTCCCGAAGCCGACATCCTGGCCGGCGCCGATCCGGAGGACCGCGACGGCGACGGCATCGCCGGGCGCCCCAACTGGGTGGCGCCGGAGGGCACGCGGCAGCTCGGCCGCTTCGGCTGGAAGGCCGTCCACCCGACGCTGCACCGCCAGAATTCGGAGGCCTTCAGCCTCGACATCGGCATGTCCACCCCGGCCTATCCCGAGCCCTGGGGCGACTGCACCCCGGCGCAGACCGAGTGCCGGAACGCCCCGCACGGCGATTCCCCGCAGTATGAAGGGCTGGAGATCCCCTCCACGGTGATCGGGCTGATCGACGGCTATCTGCGCACCCTGCCGCCCGACGGCGGGCTGGAGGCGCCGCGCGACAAGGCGGGAAGCGCGCTGTTCGCCGCCACCGGCTGCGCGTCCTGCCACCGCCCCTCCTTCACCACGGCGGAGGACGCGGCGCATCCCGCGCTGTCCCGCCGGACGATCTTCCCCTACAGCGACCTGCTTCTCCACGACCTGGGCGAGGATCTGGCCGACGGCGTGGCGATGGGCGAGGCGCGGGGGCGCGACTGGCGCACGACGCCGCTGTGGGGGCTGAAGCGGCTGGCCGATGCCGACGGCAAACTGGCCCTGCTCCACGACGGGCGGGCGCGCAGCGTGACCGAGGCCATCCTGTGGCACGGCGGCGAGGCGGACAAGGCGCGCGGCGCCTTCATGGCCCTGCCGCGCGGCGACCGGGAAAAGTTGGTGCGTTTCGTTCTGGGGCTCTAA
- a CDS encoding imelysin family protein, which produces MQRRRMIGLMSAAALSILLPGRLALAAREPAGDAAVLGGLVRTHALPRFDALAGAAGIYAERLAQFAAAPTADGLESCRAAHRAVYDAWAGVQHLRAGPLSMELRADRIAFWPERAGVVQRQILAMLKARDPKLLEPGGLARQSAAVQGLTALERLLFDEGVTVAAFQGDEAGRFRGALAAAVAQNVLAITREVRDGWKALEAPLTAGEPTALGPDAGSAVNVLFTGALTALQVVADQKLLAPLGPNAGEAKPAVAEALRSGQSARNVRINLEALRALLLGEGGGPGLSTLLPAGDPGAQARRALEDGFTAAVRSAEAIPAPINVAVADPAKRKSVETTLQRAKDLRNLLTGTVAPLLDISIGFNELDGD; this is translated from the coding sequence ATGCAACGCCGCCGCATGATCGGCCTGATGTCGGCCGCCGCCCTGTCGATCCTCCTGCCGGGCCGCCTCGCCCTGGCGGCGCGGGAGCCGGCGGGAGACGCCGCCGTGCTGGGCGGTCTGGTCCGAACCCACGCCCTGCCGCGCTTCGACGCGCTGGCCGGTGCCGCCGGCATCTACGCGGAGCGGCTGGCCCAGTTCGCCGCGGCGCCGACCGCGGACGGGCTGGAGAGCTGCCGCGCCGCCCACCGCGCCGTCTACGACGCCTGGGCCGGCGTCCAGCATCTGCGCGCCGGACCGCTGTCGATGGAACTGCGCGCCGACCGCATCGCCTTCTGGCCGGAGCGGGCCGGGGTGGTGCAGCGCCAGATCCTCGCCATGCTGAAGGCCCGCGACCCGAAGCTGCTGGAGCCGGGCGGGCTGGCCCGCCAGAGCGCCGCGGTGCAGGGGCTGACCGCGCTGGAGCGGCTGCTGTTCGACGAGGGCGTCACCGTCGCCGCGTTCCAGGGCGACGAGGCCGGGCGCTTCCGCGGCGCGCTGGCCGCCGCGGTGGCGCAGAACGTCCTCGCCATCACCCGCGAGGTCCGCGACGGCTGGAAGGCGCTGGAGGCGCCGCTGACCGCCGGGGAGCCGACCGCGCTCGGCCCCGACGCGGGGTCCGCGGTCAACGTCCTCTTCACCGGGGCGCTCACCGCCCTGCAGGTGGTCGCCGACCAGAAGCTGCTGGCGCCGCTCGGCCCCAACGCCGGGGAGGCCAAGCCGGCGGTGGCCGAGGCGCTGCGCAGCGGCCAGTCGGCGCGCAACGTCCGCATCAACCTGGAGGCGCTGCGCGCCCTGCTGCTGGGCGAGGGCGGCGGCCCCGGCCTGTCCACGCTGCTGCCGGCCGGCGATCCCGGCGCGCAGGCCCGCCGCGCGCTGGAGGACGGCTTCACCGCCGCGGTCCGTTCCGCCGAGGCGATCCCCGCCCCGATCAACGTCGCCGTCGCCGATCCGGCCAAGCGCAAGTCCGTGGAAACCACCCTGCAACGGGCCAAGGACCTGCGCAACCTGCTGACCGGCACCGTCGCGCCGCTGCTGGACATCAGCATCGGCTTCAACGAACTGGATGGAGACTGA
- a CDS encoding DUF1513 domain-containing protein, with the protein MDATRRGTLFLIGGGLLGGTLLGALLGPARAETAGGTLFLNAYATAAAAPEYGVAALDGAGGVRFTTPTPGRAHGVVPHPTRAEAVAFARRPGRWFMPLSLVDGRPGPVIRAPEDRRFTGHGAFSTDGRLLYVAEDDVPREVGSIGVYDAMDGYRRVGAMPTHGLGPHELLMIADGTVLAVANGGVITHPDTGRAKLNLDEMDSSITYVEVASGRLLDQVRLPEEHANLGIRHIAALADGGVAFGAQDERPVGMLQPLTGTHRPGGGAVRLFETPDEELSRFEGYIGSVAADKGKVAASSPKGGIIGLWDDATGAWLGAAALPDGCGIAPDGDGFLASSGLGNLRTVGAAPDLSGDGLRLADFRWDNHMTRFAI; encoded by the coding sequence ATGGACGCGACCCGCCGGGGCACTCTGTTCCTGATTGGCGGCGGCCTGCTTGGGGGCACTCTGCTCGGCGCCCTCCTGGGGCCGGCGCGGGCGGAGACCGCGGGGGGCACGCTGTTCCTCAACGCCTACGCCACCGCCGCCGCCGCCCCGGAGTATGGCGTGGCGGCGCTGGACGGGGCGGGCGGCGTGCGCTTCACCACCCCGACGCCGGGCCGCGCCCATGGTGTCGTCCCGCACCCGACGCGGGCCGAGGCGGTCGCCTTCGCCCGCCGTCCGGGCCGCTGGTTCATGCCGCTGTCCTTGGTCGACGGGCGTCCGGGGCCGGTGATCCGCGCGCCGGAGGACCGCCGCTTCACCGGCCACGGCGCCTTCTCCACCGACGGGCGGCTGCTCTATGTGGCGGAGGACGACGTGCCGCGCGAGGTCGGATCGATCGGCGTCTATGACGCGATGGACGGCTACCGCCGCGTCGGCGCGATGCCGACCCACGGGCTGGGGCCGCACGAGCTTCTGATGATCGCGGACGGCACGGTCCTGGCGGTCGCCAACGGCGGCGTCATCACCCACCCGGACACCGGCCGGGCCAAGCTGAACCTCGACGAGATGGACTCCTCCATCACCTACGTCGAGGTGGCGAGCGGGAGGCTGCTCGATCAGGTGCGCCTGCCGGAGGAGCACGCCAACCTCGGCATCCGCCACATCGCCGCCCTGGCCGACGGCGGCGTCGCCTTCGGCGCGCAGGACGAGCGGCCCGTCGGCATGCTCCAGCCGCTGACCGGCACGCACCGTCCGGGCGGCGGCGCGGTGCGCCTGTTCGAGACGCCGGACGAGGAGCTGTCCCGCTTCGAGGGCTATATCGGCAGCGTCGCCGCCGACAAGGGCAAGGTCGCGGCCAGCTCGCCCAAGGGCGGCATCATCGGGCTGTGGGACGACGCCACCGGCGCGTGGCTGGGGGCGGCGGCCCTGCCCGACGGCTGCGGCATCGCCCCGGACGGCGACGGCTTCCTGGCGAGCAGCGGGCTGGGCAATCTCCGGACGGTCGGCGCGGCGCCGGACCTGTCGGGCGACGGCCTGCGGCTGGCCGACTTCCGCTGGGACAATCACATGACTCGTTTTGCCATATGA
- a CDS encoding gamma-glutamyltransferase family protein gives MRDFCRPGRSALVATEAAVATSHPLASAAALEILAAGGNAVDAAIAAVAVQCVVEPHMTGIGGDCFALYAPANGPVVALNGSGRAPAAASVERLAGLGVTGEIPRHGGHAVTVPGAVAAWTRLHADHGRLPLDRVFLRAIRYAEEGYGVSPRVAQDWAAAAPLLAADEGCRAVFLPGGRAPRAGERHTQPLLGQRLRDIAAHGAAAFYSGATAESLVGFLRARGGLHTLDDFAAAQDGAEYAAPIATDYRGYEILECPPNGQGLAALMILNALGGFDLSAPVGDADRHHLQAEATKLAYHHRDVLVGEGGPDAAAALLSAEATAALRRSIDPARARPPALWTEAEHKDTVCLSVVDRDGNAISFINSIFHSFGSVQLDPATGVLLHSRGTSFRLTEGHPNALAPRRRPLHTIIPGLIRKDGRAVCPFGVMGGHYQAAGHGAFVSAVLDRGLDVQTAIDQPRSFAFNGVLEIEPTVAEDTAAELARRGHAVVRRDEPMGGGQAIWIDHAAGLLIAGSDHRKDGCALGF, from the coding sequence ATTCGTGACTTCTGCCGGCCCGGACGGTCGGCGCTGGTGGCGACGGAGGCCGCGGTGGCCACCTCGCACCCGCTGGCGAGCGCGGCGGCGCTGGAGATCCTGGCGGCGGGCGGCAACGCCGTGGACGCGGCCATCGCCGCCGTCGCGGTGCAATGCGTGGTCGAGCCGCACATGACCGGCATCGGCGGCGATTGTTTCGCCCTCTACGCCCCGGCGAACGGGCCGGTGGTCGCCCTCAACGGCAGCGGGCGGGCACCCGCCGCCGCCAGCGTGGAGCGTCTGGCCGGGCTGGGCGTCACCGGCGAGATCCCGCGCCATGGCGGCCACGCGGTCACCGTGCCGGGCGCCGTCGCCGCCTGGACCCGGCTGCACGCCGACCACGGGCGGCTGCCGCTCGACCGGGTCTTCCTCCGCGCCATCCGCTACGCCGAGGAGGGCTACGGCGTCTCCCCGCGCGTGGCCCAGGACTGGGCGGCGGCGGCCCCCCTGCTGGCGGCGGACGAGGGCTGCCGCGCCGTCTTCCTGCCCGGCGGCCGCGCGCCGCGCGCCGGAGAGCGCCACACCCAGCCGCTGCTCGGCCAACGGCTGCGGGACATCGCGGCGCACGGGGCGGCGGCCTTCTACAGCGGGGCCACGGCGGAGTCGCTGGTAGGCTTCCTGCGCGCCCGCGGCGGGCTGCACACACTGGACGACTTCGCGGCGGCGCAGGACGGGGCGGAGTACGCGGCGCCCATCGCCACCGACTACCGCGGCTACGAAATCCTGGAATGCCCGCCGAACGGCCAGGGCCTCGCCGCGCTGATGATCCTGAACGCGCTGGGCGGCTTCGACCTGTCGGCCCCGGTCGGCGACGCCGACCGCCACCATCTGCAGGCCGAGGCGACCAAGCTCGCCTATCACCACCGCGACGTCCTGGTCGGGGAGGGTGGGCCGGACGCCGCCGCGGCGCTGCTCTCGGCGGAGGCGACGGCGGCGCTGCGGCGGAGCATCGACCCGGCCCGCGCCCGGCCCCCCGCGCTGTGGACGGAGGCGGAGCACAAGGACACGGTCTGCCTCAGCGTGGTCGACCGCGACGGCAACGCCATCTCCTTCATCAACTCGATCTTCCACAGCTTCGGCAGCGTGCAGCTCGACCCGGCGACCGGCGTGCTCCTGCACAGCCGCGGCACCTCCTTCCGCCTGACCGAGGGGCACCCCAACGCCCTCGCGCCGCGCCGCCGCCCGCTGCACACGATCATCCCCGGCCTGATCCGCAAGGACGGGCGCGCGGTCTGTCCCTTCGGCGTGATGGGCGGCCATTATCAGGCGGCGGGGCACGGCGCCTTCGTGTCGGCGGTGCTCGACCGCGGGCTGGACGTCCAGACCGCCATCGACCAGCCGCGCAGCTTCGCCTTCAACGGCGTGTTGGAGATCGAGCCCACCGTGGCGGAGGACACCGCGGCGGAGCTGGCGCGCCGCGGCCACGCGGTGGTCCGCCGGGACGAGCCGATGGGCGGCGGGCAGGCGATCTGGATCGACCACGCGGCCGGCCTGCTGATCGCCGGCTCGGACCACCGCAAGGACGGCTGCGCCCTGGGATTCTGA